TGCCTCTAACTACTGTATCTCTATTTTTATACTGCACAGTGGAACTTCCAACTGCCAAACTCCCCCCTTTTAGGACAagttggtggtgtagtggataaggtggtgagcgttggGATGGGGTAGACATCCAAGAGTAGGTTTGAAACTTTGTcctttgtcgagtggtttaaagttacctacatgtcaccatgatactcaggttctaggtggtgtaACTGTCTTacgccaaagatgcgcttgggtggtgatatgggccctaatatgggtgccactatgaataaaattgcctggatggaagctggacagcacttcccatactcttcatacctacaggcgctatacgCCATAACatcattaaaatgaaaaaaaattttgttgtgttgtggtgttgcctTACTGTAATGGTATACCAgtctcctttcacttttcttcttttttctactgtTGTTCTTTTATAAATTTGTGatgaagtttttattttttgtttttctttgtttgaagACCAGTATTATTTCCAAGATGCTTTACTGGTGTGACAAGTCTCAGGTGTCACAAGATTCCGTAGGATTCACTTTAGAACCTTCTTGCTAAAATCAAGATACATGTACATAGATTTTTCCGTGTTTaaatatataggcaacccctgATTAACAaacgttcacacaatgaaattttgctacaacgaaagtttccttttactaccatctgctcgtataacgaacaccaaacttgctttaacgaaattttatccaggtaatattttccaagtttgaaagccctgctgtatcacgcaagccaacaggcttttaaatacaccagcgcctctcatggacaaaacgcacaccactcactcctcctaCCCTTCCCCGCTCTCATTAGTTCAAAATAATAACAGCGTCCAGcaacagctcatcttccctcactcaacatgccaccaaaacgcctgCAACCAGCCCTACAATGTctcctagcgttgctaagaagactagGAATATTATACACAGacacgaggcgagaaaactaatagcaatgctcgccaccatggcttgattcTATCtagtgtctctactattttcaagacagcagactctattaagaaggctgatgagaccgtatcttccttgcaagctaaaagaaccacccaaactcgtaactctgcaatggataaaatggaaagccttgtggaaatgtacatGAGTtctgtatgcagtacaatgatgcgcccatTGTTTACATTACACACGTTGCCGGCTagcgtctttcccgctccactctccctcccttcataaatttaagatcatcacaTTATAGATTATagttacgtatatatatatatatatatatatatatatatatatatatatatatatatatatatatatatatatatatatatatattagtgtacattataatgacttagtcttaaattaaactgcttaaatatttaacttcataatttttactttcattaaaccttttactgtactacaatgcactctcgctttgtttactctcaatggaagttgaagtcaggggtcaaacttgttatacttggttcgcttaatgaaaattcatgcaacgaacgtttttttaggaacgtaacccgttcatTAAGCCGGGGTTGCTGTATATTTCAAGTTTTAAGAAGATATTCCCAAACAAAAAGTATGAATGTATTTTGAAAATGACGCATACATTATACAACATATAGCATTCCCCTCAAAGTCTTGCCATTGACAAAACGCTATGCAGTGAGCGCCACATGCTGTGTCACCTGTGTTGCTGTCACACATACCTGTGCACCAGCCCGAGTCACCACTTTAACGGCCCTCACCGCTAGCTTTGAATAGGTGAGATGCCTCGGTGCTGTGATCAGCTGTCGTGACATTATTAGCAAATATGGCAGCCCAAACAAACATTTACAAGTTTTATGATTGCAGTTTCATGTCCCTGTGCCACCACAACCATTGTAACTTCATTTCCATCATCTCTTGCAAGGAGCTTGTCAGCCAGGATGGCTAGTGATGCATGAAAAACACTGTCAGGAAGATCAGCACATGTCATCTTGCTGTCAGTTAGACACTGTCACTATAACAACGACGATACTCTATTATTCCAGCTGAGAGGTTCACAAAAGTGTTTGATATAGGATACTTGCTGCAGGAAGTGAGGGGTGCATGCTGGGTCACTCTCTCAAGCACAGCCCTGGGACCCAAGAATGAATTAATCTATTTTTACACTGATTCCTACAGGGAAAATGGTTTTGGTCTGCAAACATTTCGGTTCATGAATATTCTTCAAGAACAAATTAAAGTTAGAAACAAAGGTTTCACTGTATTGTATGATCCTCATCAATGTCTAAAGCTGCCAATGTCCCTCAACACACTGCTTCTATAGCTTGTTATGCCCGTCCAACACGACCCACCTGAGTAAATCTAGAGACAGGCTTGGTGAGCCTCACAGGGAAGGACGGGGAGCCCGGTACCCTTGCCCGGGAGAAGCAGAATACTCCTGACTCAGAATGACTCATACAGTGGTCAATGAGTCCCACCAGGCTGGTGTGGTCCTCATGCTCAGGGTGTGGGTAGAAGCTGAACCATCCTGTcaacaaagaaaacactcaTCATGAAATTGGTCAAAGATTCTTTGTATGTGTGACTGGAAGTGAAGAGTGAACACTCAAGGAATACACTTGCATGCTACATCAGGAAATAAAAGTGACATCAAATGTGTTCCAGCAATGGCTCTTCTGCCAGTTCCTTAAGGGTTTTTGAATGTGTGTTGTCAGGGCCTGGAGCTGTAGTCTACATAGTTATTGTCAGGTGTCACAGAATTCCTAACCGTCACTCCATTCGCCGTCTTAAGGCTCACAATTTGTCCActttaaatatataaaatgtaaTAGGTGCTTGacataattttctttagtttaaatGTTTGTGACATCATATTACTACTTTTAGGAATAGTTAGAAGGTatatccaaacaaaagaaatttGATAAATAGGAGAAGATTATGCCCAACATGCAGGCCGTGTAGGGCAAGGTTTGTTTGAGTTTGTGCAAAACTGATTGTACTGCTCCCTGCAGTTACTTATAATAATAGATGATTGCATCAAAGAAGAACATTGTTTGTTATGAATGCTATTTATCATTAAATTAGTAATAAAAATTGTTGGAGATTGTGTTATGGTATATACAGCTATGTTGCCACGATGTTGATAAGAGTTAAGACAGTCATTGGCAGCACTATAATAAGGTGAACCCTGTATTAGCACTTATGACAACGTCACATGGTTAGAGCCTGTCATAGATGGACTTATGTCTAAAATGAGCCATTTTGTCTCACCCTGACCACATCATCAGCAATGACTGTTTGTAGAATATAGCCCTTGGGGCTTTAAATTCATTTAACGATTGAAATCTTGTGTTTGACAGTGTCCTGTTGCACTTGAATATTTGTTTGTACCTCCACGCAATTTCCTGCATGATAGGTAAATGGCCCTGGATATCTTCATAATTTTGCTGGTAGAAGTCATAGGCAATAAGTTCAATGCCATCATTTTCCTCTATGAATACAGATTTGAAGACTTATACGAAACATTTGTGGTTGCTTGTGTACTTGTCTGAGTTCCTTCTCTGGTCATTAGTATACTcacatgttcctttgtgtttttgttactgtttaCAGACCTACGTATAGGCTGCTTTGGGGTTAGTTTTATTTCTACAAATAGCTatagttcatgttttttttctggtttgctttatttcctttgtGCACTTGTTCCTCTCTTTAATATACTTCCTGTATCTTAACTGGCAATTGTTTTCCAAAAATTCCTTTCAGGCAAAGTGCTTGTTTCATACTGTCCTCTTTGTGCTTCCTTCAAACCATGgctgtttttcatttcttcttggcATGTCTCTGTTCTTAGGTATAAAtctttacattccttcaataaatcCATTCATCTCACTGATGTCCTTTCCTTGCACTTCTTtacatctctgctctccagctTATCAGACTGAGATCATTTTTGAAGTTTTGGTAGTCACCTTGAAAAGTTTAATCTCTTCTTGTATTTCCTGTGTTGGCTGAGACTGGTACATGTAACTACCTAAATTTCATAACACCATGACACACTTTTTTCCAGTAGCCCCAAAACTTCCATCTGGTCAatataattttcactttttactACAGCTAATGAGATCCAGGGTACCTGGTGTATGCTCACATATCATATAATAGTATAAGTGGCAGAAAAATGCCACTAACCCTCTTGATGCTAAAGGTGATTCAGGATTCCTCCCATGCAAGTTTTTGTATCAACCCCCAAGCAGGGCATGCAGGAATACAGGTTTTTTTGGTTACACTGTTTATgttagaggttaggttaggttaggatatttAAGGCACAGTAGTGATCTACTTTACAACATGGCATGAAATTTTTCATAGCTACATTTTTTGTTTGAGCTTTGTGGGGGTGTTTTAAGTGATTCTGGTGACATAATTACTGTTTTTGGTGATCCTCATCAATTGCTCTAGAAAATACCTAATTTTGTCTTGATTCTGATAATTTACTCCCTGGAAAATACTAGCTTTCATCAAACAATGACCAAACACAACTTTATAGCATTCTTTGATATGCAAACAATGGGTTTTGTGAAGatctgaaagaaaataataaaaaaaaaaaaaaacaaggaggcaTTGTTATACTGGACCATTACCCAAAATACAAATACATTCATAGTTTACTTTACTACGTAACTAATCATGACGGGATAAGCTGAAATGTAATTTCCCTTCACAGCAAACGTTTCACCATACCTTAACTACAAATTAATATGGACACTGCCTCCTAAGTCATCAGTGTTACATACACATGTGAATGCAGAAACGTACCGTTGCTGTGTTCAATTCTGGTGTGCAGCGTCTTGTTGTACGACCTGAAGCTGAGGCTGAAGAGGTACTTGTCGTCCGAGGAGTCCCGCACCAGGAAGGCCCCATCAGGCTGGTCAACGAGCTTCTCCTCGGCCTCTGCCCGAGTAATGGGGCCCCAGTACCACCCAAACCTGGCCAGTCGGAAAAGTTCCTCGGCAAGACTGCGCTTGCTGGCATCCAGGTTGTCGTCGTGAGGGCCCCACAGCTCCCCGTAGGGCAGCGGGGAGGACGTCTCCGACATGGCACTGCGCTCCAGCCCTTCACTGCCCACCTGTGAGTCCACAGTGCCACCGACCGTCTCCACCAAAACCTGCGGCAATGAGTCTGTGGTGTCCGTGGTGCCACCATCGTAAGTGTCTGGCAAGGCCGCCACCTCAGTGGTCTCTGATATGTGGTTAGCCGTCTTTCCaaacagagagagggaagagataggCTGGTCTCGCACTGGCACCATTTGCTCTGTTCCCTGACCCCCTGTGCCCTTCACACTGTCCAGCTGCTGGTGTCCCCGCCCAGCATCCTGGCTGTGTCCTCGCCCAGCGTCTAGCTGGCTGTGGTGCAGGGGCCTGACGGTGGCCTCGCCCTCAGACAACACTCTGGAGGAGGAGATCTGCCTGGTGACTGGTGTGTGCATGGGGCGGATGGCACGCTTGTTGTGCTGCCTCTTGTGCGTCTGTCCCCCGGACGTGTTCAGGCCATCGCTGGAGGACTCTTCGCTGATGGACTGAGAGAAGGAGTCCCCAAAACTGTTTGAGAGACCCTCGAAGCTTTTACTCTTCTTGGGCGAGCTGCAGCGGGACCCCTGGCACGCGTCAAGCTTCCCGCTCAGCTTCTTCTTGAGGGTCTGCAGGATGCCAGACTTGGACTTCTTTTTGCCTGCCTTGTCCGGGTTGTTGTTGGCAGAAGCAGTGTGTGCGGGgggcgaggtggaggaggaggagcagcccaCCAGCACCTCAAACACCTCGCCATTGGCACTGctcgccctcctccctccatggcGCGGAGAACGGCTCAACAACTGAGACaaattcacttttttcatcatctttcctcgGGATGGCCCCTCGGCTTGGAATCACCGCGGGACACGGCCATTGGATGGCAGTGGTACGCGGAAATCGAGGAAAATAAGTGGAATCTCATCTGCACACCCACGCCCCCCCTGCCATCTTGTCGCCACTGGCAGCCTCAGCTCCACCAGGGCCAGGCAGCCTCGCCTCGCCGAGACGCATTCCATCGCATTGACTGTCTCGCCCCTCACGGGGTCATGTCAGCCCACGACATTACCTCAATAATGTCCACCAAAATATCCTATACTAAATATCTCAGCAAAAGTTACAATATCGTTCCGGAAAGGCTACTTTCCCCATTCATTATCCTAATAATATATAATGTCAGGTCTGCAGTATTAGAGGTTGCAGTGATATGTTTTATATTCCCTTATATAAATCACCAAACTATACAGAACTGTCATCTATAAACCTAAAGcaaaagaatatataataatgtaaatattagGCAAGGCACCGAAAAAGACATTGTTAGAGAATAATTGTCAGAAAGGAAATATACtgtagaaactaaaaaaaaaataaataaaaaataaaaaagaataagaaaaatatacatttttagtcaataagacaaaaagaaaggaaaatagaaagaaaaaaacacgcagAATATATTCAAGATTGAGCACCGTTATAAAGAATCTAcaactccagagagagagagagagagagatttgataagtttattgttgaaaaaaaaaagtacaaaggaGATTGGAGGAGCCTGCCACCCATTCCCCAAACAAATGTTCATAGAAAACTAATGCAttgcagtacaaaaataaataaccttaagtatatttacattatttacaaaagtggagcaaaaagtgggaaatcctTGAGGATGGCAGGGATAATGTCATTGTTGAAGAACCAGCTTATCATTGGTGGCAGGTCCCAGTTCCCCTGTGGGCGGAAATGCACCAGCAAGGGACACTCCATGACATAGTGGGCAAGTGTGTGTGCCCTGCAGGACTGTGACACAGCTTACAGGGCACAACAGCAGCCCCACTGACCTCCCAATAGTACCTGTAACCCAGCCTGAGACGCATAGCAACAAGGTCATGGGCGGCACTCTTCCTGCCATAGGTGACACTGCTGGTGTGGGAGACAAGTACATAATGGACTGAACTGGGACTGCCTTTCCCATAACAAGTGTCAAGGTTATGAGCAATGGTGCTGCAAACATGACGTTTAAGCTGACCCTTGATGTTATTATAAGTGTGTTCAACAGGACAGTCAGCAATGTCCTCAGTAAGGGAGTGACGGGCAAGAACATCAGCTTTTTCATTATGGGAAATGCCAACATGAGAAGGCACCCAGATGAAACGTACTCTGAGATTATCTCTCTCCAAGAGATCAATGACACCAAGACATTTGTTGATGAGATCACAATCAGCAGGGGAAGGAGACAACAATGAATATAAGGCACCCTGACtatcaacaaaaaagtaaacatctTTCCCCGAAGGAAGGACAATTTGTAAACCTTCTAGCATGGCATATAGTTCTGCCCTTGTAGATGACAGGTTGTCAGGAAACCTCTTGgacacctcagtgtcagtgtattcagagggagaggtgtagttGCGGATGAACAGGCCACATCCAGATTTGCTGCCATCCACTGAACCATCACAGTAAACATGTACAGCCTGCACCCTTGAGTAATTAGACAATTTATGCATAAAAAGGTCTTTAAGTTCATGTGGGAACCAGTTATATTTAGGAGCAGCAAGTTTTTCTATATCTACACTGACTTTGTGAGGTCTCCAAGAGGGGGAACCAGAGGTGGTAACAACATTGAGGTAGGAGTTAAGGACATCAAATTTGGTTAGTGATGATAAAAGCTGTCTCAAGTAAGAGTTAGCAGGGGCCCTGGGGTTAGCATGAAGGTGGGCAAGGGAACGCAAGGGTTGGCTGGCACCATTACATGCCATCCGACACAGTGCACGGCAGGTGATTTCCTGTATTCGACAAACAATGGTGGGGAGGTTCAATTCTGCTCGGAGAACTTCAAGCTTTGCAGTCTTGGGGCAGCCTAAGATTACTCTCATGCTCTCATTCTGAATGTACTCAAGGGGGTTTCAGCTGTGTTGGACTATACCGAAACAAGACTGGAGCAGCATAGTCTATTAAAGCCCTGATAACAGAAATGTAGAACATCCTAAGCACTAGGATACCCACACCATAGCCCCTGTGAGCTAGCACTCGTAGAGGAGCAAGCCGTAACAAACATTGATTGCGAACATAGGTACTACAGTGAGAATCCTTAGTAAAACCGAGTTGAGCTCCCAAGTATTTATAGCACTGCACACGACTGATTTTTATGGAATTTATGCTTGGTGGTCTGCAAACTCTGGGAGTTGTTTGAAATTTAGTTTTAGTTTCATTGATGACAAGGCCCATGTCAGTACACAGGGACTCAAGATGGCTTAAGGCCGAGGTAAGGGTCCAAGGAGCATTACACTGTAGCAAGATATCGTCAGCATAGACAATTACCTCTGTGTCCTGGGGAAAAGGATATCTGGCAATTTTATCCATAAGTATATTGAAAAGCATGGGGCTGAGTACACCCCCCTGCGGTGTACCCAAGTCAAAATTCccttcagcagagagagagagagagagagagagagagagagagagagagaaagagagaatgcaaAGTAAGGTTGAAAAACCATTCTTaccgtatgagagagagagagagagagagagagagagagattaatccgtATTAAGTAATACTGTACCAACAATAATCAACATTACACCATCGATCTTTCACCTGATGGCTGATACAGTTTATTTTTCCGTTATCAACATGCATGTGTACGTACCTGCATATGTTCGTCTTTAATGTGAAACAGGAAACGATGAAAGATCTGCAGACTGAAGTCTACATAGGTACATGATGAAGGCAGGGATGGCAGAAGAATATACGAGCATTTGAAGTTATCTAGAGTTGAAAAGAACCCTGTGAAGATACCGACGTATTATAGTGACCTATATGTTACTCCGAAAACCAACtcttggagggaggaagaatacaagaaCAAATTGGAAAACACAAAAGCAAGCCAAATAGCGAAAATTAAGATATCATAGCAATGGGAGAATATAACTCGTGAGAGATTTGGACCACAGAAGGTAGCTAGTGATCGAGGCGTCATGAGGAAACCAAATTAACCAATTAACGTGGAACTGGCTATTGAGAACATCCTTGCACACTCCAGGGTTGAATAAGACACAACTAGCATTCAGAGAGCAATGAATTCACCATCACAAAAGAACATTAATTGCAATTATCGAGGAGTATTTTTAATTATAAAGGCCCAATAGGGATGAGttaaccatgtgtgtgtgtgtgtatttacctagttgtatttacctagttgtagttttacagggcctgggctttatgctcatgtggccccgtctccatatctacacttatccaatttctctttaaaactatgcacactcgttcctgacaccacttcctcactcaaactgttccaagtctcaacacatctttgcgggaaactatattttttaacatctctcagacatcttcctttcctcagtttcttactatgcgatcttgtgcttctaatgtcattcttctctcaggattagtatctcattattcacttgatccattccgttaatcaatttataaacttgtataagatcccctctctctcttctctgttccagggttggtagatccatagcttttagtctctcctcatatgtcatccctttaaattctggaaccatttttgtagccattttttgtagtctctccaatttccttatgtgcttctttttatggggggttccacacaactcctgcatattccaatctaggtcttattttagtacttatcaatttcttcatcatttctttgtccatatagtgaaatgctaatccaatattccttagcaaattatacgtctctctgaaaattctatcaatatggcttaccggttgattgttttcttccattgtcactcccaagtccttttccttttttactttttctagttctactccatctcccatcttatagatttccactggtcgtctttcactttttcccatttccatgacatggcttttgtccacattgaattccatctcccattttttactccatttccagaacttgtttaagtcttcctgtagtatttcacaatcctccttttgtttaatgactctgcacagtttcgcatcgtccgcaaacagatttatgtaccTGTTCACTcactctggcatgtcgtttacatatacgagaaaaagtattggcgccaatactgacccctgtggcactctgctgtctactgttctctccacttggacttcatatctttaactattgtccttatttctctccccctcaagtaatttttcatccatctcaatgtgcttccttttaagccacccttctcctctaacttccatagtaatctttcatgtggcactttatcagacgccttttttaaatctaaataaatacagtcaatccatccctctctctcttgtactttatcaactattctagagtagaaactcaataaatttgttacacatgaccgaccttttctaaaaccaaattggctatttgataatttgttgtctgtgtgtgtgtgtgtgtcatgaggtGATGGGAAGGATTGAGTTGGGTCTTGCCTGTCAGTGCTTGCttctattattatcgttgttattgcgTGGTTTGCAGTGTagacaggagcaggaggaggatatataaaaggaaaaggagaaatgtaggaggagaaggggaagaaggaagacaaagggaaacAGTGATGAAGACAATATTTAAGTAGTTTAGTTTCCCCATCAATACTGTCTTTTATGCCGGATCACCATGGTGGGTGGGGGGTGAATTAGAGAAGGCAGCATGACttcacaaaagtgaagccagcgcgCTATTGGTCCGCTGCTGCCCCTATCCCCCCCttacacctaaaaaaaaaaaccattacCAGCCGCCCATTGAAAACACATGGGAACGCCTGATttacgctccttattttccgtcttatgtccatgtttcgaAGCTGCCTACCATAATATGTGACTGTAAAAGACTCGTAATAGTCGTGGCATACCGTGCCACGAAGATTTAAATGGTAAATCATATTTACAAAttagataatacagtgttttccagctttggtggacttgagtgagaggtggggaagctgtctttggggcaaacTTATGACTGAACAAGGTGATGTACACATCtaaatatacatgtgcatgtagacgtaaacatgtacatatacatgtgcatttaaatgaaggataaataaactgtatatcaggtgaaagttggcctgaagattgattttttttggtATAACAATTACTTAGAATAtctcaaatactctctctctctctctctctctctctctctctctctctctctctctctctctctctctctctctctgcacattcaggacagtattacacacacacacacacacacacacacacacacacacacacacacacacacacacacacacacaccactcatggCAACACTGCCGCCATCATTTTGTCTGTGATAGAGGCGTAATtgcccctttctttctttttttccttttcctttataacATAACATACCAAAATATTTCACAACACAGGCTTTGCACATCACAACAATCTGCAACATGATTGGGGCAGCTGCCTTCACACTCGTTGATGccctaaataaataaagacaggtgaagacgtgacacacacacacacacacaccacctataTAATGTAAGAAagagtaatacacacacacacacacacacacacacacacacacacacacacacacacacacaaacaaacaaacaaacaaacacacacacacacacacacacacacacacacacacacacacacacacacacacacacacacacctatacaaCGTAAGaaagagtcacacacacacacacacacacacacacacacacacacacacacacacttatacaacGTAAGaaagagtaacacacacacacacacacacacacacacacacacacacacacacacacacacacacacacacacacacacacacacacacacacacacacacacatacacacacacacatacatgtaagaaagagtcacacacacacacacacacacacacacacacacaccacctataCAACGTAAGaaagagtcacacacacacacacacacacacacacacacacacacacacacacacacacacatacaacgtAAGaaagagtaacacacacacacacacacacacacacacacacacacacacacacacacacaccacacacaacgtaagaaagagtacacacacacacacacacacacacacacacacacacacacacacacacacacacacacacacacacacacacacaccacctataCAACGTAAGaaagagtcacacacacacacacacatacacatacacacacacacaccacctataCAACGTAAGaaagagtcacacacacacacacacacacacacacacacacacacctatacaaCGTAAgaaacagtaacacacacacacacacacacacacacacacacacacatacaacgtaagaaacacacacacacacacacacacacacacacacacacacacacacacaccacctataCAACGTAAGaaagagtaacacacacacacacacacacacacacacacacacacacacacacacacacacacacacacacacacacacacacacacacacacaccacctataCAAGGTAagagagtaacacacacacacacacacacacctatacaaGGTAagagagtaacacacacacacacacacacacacacggtagctcagtggttagagcgctggcttcacaaaccagaggaccggggttcgattccccggccgggtggagatatttgggtgtgtctcctttgacgtgtagcccctgttcacctagcagtgagtaggtacgggatgtacatcgaggagttgtgaccttgttgtcccggtgtgtggtgtgtgcctggtctcaggcctatccgaagatcggaaataatgagctctgagctcgttccgtagggtaacgtctggctgtctcgtcagagactgcagcagatcaaacagtgaacacacataTATCGAGCGGAAGGGAGGGGACAGGTCTGGGTCTGGATTTGGGTCCAGCTGGTGTTCGACCCCCCGTGGATGACATATTTACGTTAAGTAAACCGTTTTGAAAATGACGATTctcaaaaaggcagctggacacgaatacTACATAAATTCTGACTTGCCACCAAACAAAACTAATTCTTATTATATAAAATTATTGCCGAGAtaagaaattataaaaatattCTAAAAATACTTTAAATAGATTTGTTATAACATCGACATGTTTAAAAAAACTTTTTAAAGCCCACTAATCTTATTCAATACGATCGATAATACTTTATAAAAATATGAACTACTTCTGCAACACATCAAAACTTGGCAACACTCtgagataataaaataaatactccATATTATAtcacttttacactttttaacaGCACTATAAATCAC
The Portunus trituberculatus isolate SZX2019 chromosome 23, ASM1759143v1, whole genome shotgun sequence genome window above contains:
- the LOC123507757 gene encoding uncharacterized protein LOC123507757 translates to MMKKVNLSQLLSRSPRHGGRRASSANGEVFEVLVGCSSSSTSPPAHTASANNNPDKAGKKKSKSGILQTLKKKLSGKLDACQGSRCSSPKKSKSFEGLSNSFGDSFSQSISEESSSDGLNTSGGQTHKRQHNKRAIRPMHTPVTRQISSSRVLSEGEATVRPLHHSQLDAGRGHSQDAGRGHQQLDSVKGTGGQGTEQMVPVRDQPISSLSLFGKTANHISETTEVAALPDTYDGGTTDTTDSLPQVLVETVGGTVDSQVGSEGLERSAMSETSSPLPYGELWGPHDDNLDASKRSLAEELFRLARFGWYWGPITRAEAEEKLVDQPDGAFLVRDSSDDKYLFSLSFRSYNKTLHTRIEHSNGWFSFYPHPEHEDHTSLVGLIDHCMSHSESGVFCFSRARVPGSPSFPVRLTKPVSRFTQVRSLQYLCRFVIRQYTRVDHIQALPLPSRIKGYLEEGHY